The genome window AACAGGATTTAGCCAAATATGCGTATCTGTAATTTCATGAGAATTTTCAGCATGAGAATTTTCAGCATGAGAATTTTCAGCATGAGAATTTTCAGCATGAGAATTTTCAGCATGAGAATTTTCAGCATGAGAATTTTTGATTGGAATTCCTTTACTTGTATCAACTATTTTACCAGAGTAATTAGTTTCTTGTAAATTATCAACCCAATTTTCAAAACCAAGTCCATTTATAATTATTAGATCAGACTTTTGCATTCTTTGTACATCTTTAACAGTTGGTTCCCAATCATGTGGTTCAACTCCTACTGGTACAAGTAAAATAACATCAACTTTTTCTTGTCCAACATTTTTTGAGAATTCGTATAGAGGGTTAAATGATGCAATGACTTGTAATTTTGAGTTATCAATTGTTGTAAATTGTTGATAAGAGTTAGTTCCATAAACTACAATTGAGCTTAGTGGGATTATAACCGATATGGCAATTATTGCAAATTTTATCTGAAGATTCACGCAGCAATTCACTTATGATTATTAATAAAGATATAAATTATTAATAAGATTAATTGCTAAACTTATAAGATAATTAATAACATTAGATATATGCCAATAGTCTCAATCTCATTAAATGATGAAATTCTCTCAGAACTAGACAAGCTGCAATTATCAATGGGGTTTTCAGGTAGGTCAGAGGCTATCAGGGCGGGAATTAGAGTATTTGTTTCTGAAGAAAAACAAAAAGCTGATTTGTCTGGAAACATTCATGCAAT of Nitrosopumilus sp. contains these proteins:
- a CDS encoding zinc ABC transporter substrate-binding protein, which translates into the protein MNLQIKFAIIAISVIIPLSSIVVYGTNSYQQFTTIDNSKLQVIASFNPLYEFSKNVGQEKVDVILLVPVGVEPHDWEPTVKDVQRMQKSDLIIINGLGFENWVDNLQETNYSGKIVDTSKGIPIKNSHAENSHAENSHAENSHAENSHAENSHAENSHEITDTHIWLNPVYAKIQVQNIAFAFSQSDPENKLYYQSNAAKYVEKLDLLDSKIRDELSDCNHDFVSFHNAFSYFAEEYNLNQHAIISSNYSHGEVTAKTLENIISTSRELNIKVIFSEENIDTRTSNIIANEIGGKVLILSPLEVLSDQTYISKMTQNLENLKEALC